In the genome of Bradysia coprophila strain Holo2 unplaced genomic scaffold, BU_Bcop_v1 contig_232, whole genome shotgun sequence, one region contains:
- the LOC119076244 gene encoding facilitated trehalose transporter Tret1-like → MVNVPNHSKVTHQFLAIFCANIISISHGCALGWLSPYLPLLQSDSSPLSTGSISLEETSWIGAILCIGGVIGNSIFGYLCKLIGRKRAIILLGLPNLGFWLCIMFGRYVYHLYLARLLAGCAGGGLYVCIPLFVSEIAEDRIRGTLGSLLLVCSNIGILMSFIAGAYVKYSLFPCIMIVFPLMFIISFYFLPETPQYLLQHDKVKEAENALRFYRNAQVCDDKEACQRFEQELAKITQFAKQNTINGEGIQLSDFCTPAARRGLLIGVMLMAINQFSGCFVLLNYSATIFRDSGSDINPNTSSIIMASIQCIGTYVATFLVDKVGRKLLLTISASATTIGLAVMGTYSYLDHLDFDLHHFDWVPVVSLSFVIFIASIGILPLPYIVLAEVLPDKIRRVGSTICVASISAMSFLILKTFPVLTNLIGLYGCMWLFAGFCAFGTLFIVFVVDETKGTVLDTVKTRCMSIY, encoded by the exons atGGTGAATGTACCGAATCATTCTAAAGTGACTCACCAGTTTCTAGCAATTTTTTGTG CCAATATTATCAGTATATCTCACGGATGTGCTTTGGGATGGCTTTCACCCTATCTACCACTGTTACAATCTGATTCATCTCCACTTTCTACTGGCTCAATCAGTCTGGAGGAAACGAGTTGGATCGGAGCAATTTTATGCATTGGTGGAGTAATtggtaattcaatttttgggtACCTTTGCAAATTAATTGGAAGAAAACGAGCCATCATACTGCTAGGCCTACCGAATTTG GGTTTTTGGCTATGTATCATGTTTGGTCGTTACGTGTATCATCTATATTTGGCACGACTTTTGGCTGGATGTGCTGGTGGAGGTCTGTACGTATGCATACCCTTGTTCGTAAGTGAAATAGCAGAGGATCG aATCCGTGGTACACTCGGATCACTGCTTCTCGTATGTTCAAATATTGGGATTTTAATGTCTTTCATAGCTGGTGCATACGTCAAATATTCATTGTTTCCATGCATAATGATTGTGTTTCCGTTGATGTTTATAATTTCGTTCTATTTCCTCCCGGAAACACCACAATACCTTTTACAGCACGATAAAGTTAAG GAAGCAGAAAATGCATTACGGTTTTATCGTAACGCTCAAGTTTGTGACGACAAAGAGGCGTGTCAAAGATTTGAACAAGAACTTGCGAAAATTACACAATTTGCTAAGCAGAATACAATCAACGGTGAAGGAATTCAGTTATCCGACTTTT GCACTCCAGCTGCTCGCAGAGGTCTTCTAATTGGCGTTATGTTGATGGCAATCAATCAATTCAGTGGATGTTTCGTTCTGCTGAATTATTCTGCAACAATTTTCCGGGACTCCGGATCGGATATCAATCCGAACACCTCTTCAATCATCATGGCGTCCATTCAATGTATTGGAACATATGTGGCAACGTTTTTGGTTGACAAAGTCGGTCGAAAGCTTTTACTGACGATATCCGCGTCGGCTACAACCATTGGTTTGGCTGTAATGGGAACATATTCATATCTGGACCACCTCGACTTCGATTTGCACCATTTCGATTGGGTGCCGGTTGTCAGTTTATCATTcgtaatttttattgcatcAATTGGCATTCTTCCACTACCCTACATTGTTTTAGCTGAAGTCTTACCGGATAAA ATACGTCGGGTCGGTTCCACTATATGCGTGGCGTCTATAAGTGCTatgtcatttttaattttaaaaacttttcctgtcctaacaaatttaattggttTGTATGGGTGCATGTGGCTGTTTGCCGGATTTTGTGCATTCGGTACTTTATTTATCGTTTTCGTTGTGGATGAAACGAAGGGCACAGTTTTAGACACCGTGAAAACTCGCTGTATGAGCATCTATTAG